The window TTTTATTTATCTCGTACCCGTGAATATATGGCAGATGCCGCAGCGGTGGATTTGACCTCAGATAACCAAGCCATGATAAGCGCACTGAAAAAAATCTCAGGTAACCATGAAACCCATGAATATGATAACAGCACGACTGGGCAAGCTTACCGAAAAGCCGCTTATATTTTTAATAAAGGGGATTCTGTGTTTTCAACCCACCCCTCGATTGAAAATCGCATTGCAGTATTAGAAGGAAAAAAACAGTTTTAGTGTATAAATGACATTTTGTACGCTTTGATTTACGGCATTTCCTCTCAAATGGGTGTTTTTTTAGCGAACTTTGTTGAGGTATGCTGGAACAACACGCCATTACCCCCTATAATTCCGCCAACATGACATTTTACTGTTGTGTATTTTCATTTCTAATATTCAACCAGGTTATCATTTTATGACTGACATAGCGCATCACTGTACCATTGTAGGTATATCGGGAGCCTCTGCATCTGGCAAAAGCTTAATTGCAAGCACGTTATACCGTGAGTTAAGAGAACAGGTCGGTGATCATAATATCGGTGTTATCCCAGAAGATTGCTATTACAAAGACCAAACCGAGATCCCAATGGAAGAACGCCTTAAGGTAAATTATGACCATCCCAACTCGATGGACCACAGTTTGCTTTATGAACATCTTAAATCACTGAAAAGTGGTCAAGCAGTAGAAATTCCACAATACGACTATGTCGCTCATACACGAAAACAAAAAACCATCACGTTTAAACCTAAAAAAGTCATTATCATTGAAGGTATCTTGTTATTAACAGATAAACGTTTACGTGGTGAAATGGATTTTTCTATTTTCGTTGATACACCGCTCGATATTTGCTTGATGCGCCGTATTAAACGTGATGTAAATGAAAGGGGCAGAACGCTTGATTCCGTTATTGACCAATATAATAAAACGGTTCGCCCAATGTTTTTGCAATTTATTGAGCCATCAAAGCAATATGCCGATATCATTGTACCGCGCGGGGGGAAAAACCGTGTAGCGATTGATATCTTGAAAGCGAAAATTGGCGAATTCTGTCAAGATTAAACCGCGCAGAAATTAAAATAATGAAGGGGGAAACAACCATGCGTCTTTGTGACCGCGATATTATTCAATGGATGGATGATGGTAAATTAGTGATTAGCCCACGCCCACCAGTTGAACGAATCAATGGTGCAACTGCAGATGTTCGTTTAGGAAATCAATTCCGCGTTTTTCGAGGACACACGGCTGCATTTATTGACCTTAGTGGCCCTAAAGATGAGGTTAATGCGGCATTAGATCGTGTCATGAGCGATGAAATTGTTCTTGATGAAGATGAGCCATTTTTTCTGCACCCAGGAGAATTAGCACTTGCAGTGACGCTTGAGTCTGTTACGCTCCCTGATAACCTTGTAGGTTGGTTAGATGGGCGTTCTTCATTAGCGAGATTAGGTTTGATGGTGCACGTAACCGCACATCGAATTGACCCCGGCTGGCATGGTCAAATCGTGCTAGAATTCTACAATTCAGGTAAATTGCCGTTAGCGTTGCGTCCTGGTATGGTGATTGGTGCCTTAAGCTTTGAGCCGTTATCTGGTAGTGCTGATCGCCCCTATAATAGCCGGCAAGATGCTAAATATAAAAACCAACAAGGTGCTGTTGGTAGCCGTATCAGCGAAGACTGATAACCGGTGAACTTTGCGGAAATTGTTGCGTTTTAATGGATATTAAATAGGTAATTTCCGCCCATTTTCAGGGATAGGTGTGAGTTCATTTTTGTGGCGAGCGCAAGCGGAATTAAAGAGAGGGAAGGATGAAACGTTTTTTGACGACACTGATTATTTTACTTGTGGTGATTGTCGCTGGGCTAACAACACTTGTAATGCTCGTGAACCCGAACGATTTTCGTCATTATCTTGTTGAACAAGTAGAGAAAAAAAGTGGTTATCAACTCGAGTTCAACGGCGACATGCGTTGGCATGTATGGCCAACTTTAAGCATTATTACTGGGCCAGTTTCCCTTACCGCACCGAATGCCGCTAAGCCTATTCTAAGTGCCGATAATATGCGTTTAGATGTTGAATTATGGCCACTCATT is drawn from Providencia huaxiensis and contains these coding sequences:
- the udk gene encoding uridine kinase, with product MTDIAHHCTIVGISGASASGKSLIASTLYRELREQVGDHNIGVIPEDCYYKDQTEIPMEERLKVNYDHPNSMDHSLLYEHLKSLKSGQAVEIPQYDYVAHTRKQKTITFKPKKVIIIEGILLLTDKRLRGEMDFSIFVDTPLDICLMRRIKRDVNERGRTLDSVIDQYNKTVRPMFLQFIEPSKQYADIIVPRGGKNRVAIDILKAKIGEFCQD
- the dcd gene encoding dCTP deaminase; amino-acid sequence: MRLCDRDIIQWMDDGKLVISPRPPVERINGATADVRLGNQFRVFRGHTAAFIDLSGPKDEVNAALDRVMSDEIVLDEDEPFFLHPGELALAVTLESVTLPDNLVGWLDGRSSLARLGLMVHVTAHRIDPGWHGQIVLEFYNSGKLPLALRPGMVIGALSFEPLSGSADRPYNSRQDAKYKNQQGAVGSRISED